The following DNA comes from Dermacentor andersoni chromosome 2, qqDerAnde1_hic_scaffold, whole genome shotgun sequence.
CTGAAGGCTTCAAGTGCtctagagaactggaagaatcgcaatattatactaattcacaaaaagtgAGAcaccaaagaattgaaaaattatacttCCATTAGATTACTTTCAGTATTTTATTGTCTAGAATAATCACCAAGATAATCTAGAATATAATCAGGAAAACACTTTACTTCGATGAgtagagaacaggctggcttcacgaAGGGATATACTACAGTGAATCACGTGCaggtcatcaatcaggtaattgagaaacctGCGGAGAGTAATCAACCtttttatatggctttcatagattatgaaaaagcatttgattctgtagagATGTCAGGAGTCATAGAGACACTGTGTAATGAAGGAGTACACGAGGCGTAGGTTAATATCTTCGGAAATATCTATAAtcattccacagctaccttggttctccacaagcaGAAAGATGCCTATAGTGAAAGGGGTTAGGCAAGGAGACAttatcgctccaatgctattcactgcatgtatggaagaagtattcaagctgtcaAACTGAGAATGAAGCTCAACGACGAATATATCGGCAACCTTCGGTTAGCGgttgacattgtcctgttcagcaacactgcggacaaattataacaaatgattgaggaccgtaACAGAGAAGCTGCAAGAGCGGCGTTTTTTTCGGGCGACCGCTTCTCATTGTCTAgcaaatgttatcactcagcacGGGATGCGCTCGCATAtatgggaagtttctcgaatgttatcgatggttctatctgctgtctgctgtcaccgaagtttgtgtgatctgattgcatgtgcgacacgaattgtgtagaactttcttgaAGACATGTGGGCACCAAccattactctggaaccttcgatgactcatgtataaaagccgacggtgTTCACCGCTTTCGTTTagctttgagtgtagcctttCATTTTGGGCACAGGTTCAGCCAATGacgttagtttcgccattcacagttttcttaCTGTGTCCTTGAccgtcgctaccacgtgacatctggcggAGGTGCTTCGCTTTCATTTACCAGGCGCCCCCGACAAGCCATGATCCAAGCGCGGACAACCAAGACAACAACATAGTCGTCCCGCACCATAGAGCAAGCCGCAGAATACAACACCTGCCCCCGCAGCACGGACTTCTAACTCAGAAGACCAGGAAGTCCGCTCCAGTTCCACCAAAACCGGTCGtgttgcagcagcccagggaacatCCGACCTTCCGCGGATCGTCATTTGAATACccagaaagctggctggaaacgtatgaaaGAGTCGCTAGGTTCAACAACTGGAACTGTGACGACAAGCTGCACCATGTTTACTCCTGCtaggaagacgccgccaggacgtggtatAAGAACCGCGAGTCCAGCCTGACAACATGAGACCGCTTCCGAAGCTGTTTCTTTAACACCTACACGAGTGTCGTCCTCAAAAAAAAAGGCTGAGGCGATAGTGGTACCCACACAGAAGACATGATCCGCCTGTTCCCCCACGCCAACCCGGACATGTCTGCGGAAAAGagagttcgcttcctgatgcttGGTATGAAACAAGAGCTTTTCGCTGGACTGATCAGCAACCAGCCGAAGACCATAACTGAGTTTTCGACCGAGGCAatgacgatcgagaaaactctctAAATGCGTATTAGGCAGTACAACCATCGCTCGACGTCAGACAACGCAGAGTTTCAAGCCCTCTTCTCCAATGATTTGCGGGCGACGATAAGGGCAGTTCTACGAGAACTCCTGAAGTTGTTCCGAGCATTGCAACGCCAAGTTGATTCGATTACGGACGTTGTCCGGAAGTAAAGTCAGCGGTCACTGGAAGTACCCGAAGTTACGGCATTGCTGCACCCCAGCCAAAAGCGATGACGTACGCCGCCGTCACCCACCGTCAAGGTCCCCTTCCGTGACTGCGCCAGGGCCCCGCTATGCCGCAACGCCGCCGTcctccgccgccaccgccagcactcCCGcctgtcgcccagcgcagctaccgaggaagacggacatttggtgcacccccgaccaccgcccgctctgctattaTGGCGgtgaagccggccatgtgtaccgccgatgcccataccgcgattTGGGACTGCGAGTGTTCGCTGTCAATGCGCCGCCTTCACAGCATGAAGAAGCGACCTCGTTACCTTGCCGCCAGTCAGTGGACCTCTCGACAACCGTTCCGTTCGTCGTCACCAAGGCGCTACCGGTCAccacagcaccgaccatacactggcccagccttgGCCTGTCCATTAACCcacatccggaaaactaaaagcagcaaccgatgaaaGATTCGGTTGCTGCTCGTAGAACTGACGAAGGCaccgaaaagactatctcgacAGCACATCAACGAGACGCCGTCATCCCGACGAAGTCTAGAAGTAAGGAATACGCCGACAAAggaagacctgacgacgcgacgttgtCAACATAATTCAGCGCTCATCCGAGgtcaagacctaactgcaacgcaacacaaaggaccaccgacctcgaggtACTTCTCCATGGCCACGAAGTGACCACGCTTGTAGACACTGGAGCTGAATACTCCATCATCACGGAGATATTGGCCGCCAAATTGAAGAAATTCAAGAGTGCTTGGGACAGCCGTCAAAGTCGGATAGCTGGATGACGCCTGTTAACGCCGACGCAAATCTACAGGGCGAaaattacagttcatgaccggaTATATCCTGCCACGTTAGTTGTGCTCCAACAATGCTCGCGAGACGTGATTCTCTGCATGGCCTTACTGaatcaacacggcgcaatcatcaacctgaggTCCAAGTCGTAACGCTATCCACAGGCCACGTGGTACCCACGGAGAGGCCTTCCAGTCAGCGTGCCTTGATTGTACTTGAGGGCCAAGTCACGATCCCGCCTCTATCCAGCAGTGTCATTTCTGTCGGTAGCGAAatacccgcagacgtagaaggtgtcGTCGGTGGTGACTAACGTCTACTGGTCGACCGCGATGTTTGCGTCGCAAGAACGATCGCTCGACTGTACctagggaaagcgaaagtgatgctcacaaacttcagccaggggTTCACCCACATAAACAAGGACACGGCGATCGCATACGATCGCATGAGACGTGccgaaattgtggaaaccagcgatgcgtttgtcctctcagattctgccgcatctacccgaACGACCATAGATCCCGAACCAAACTTCGGCATAAATCCATCTCTCCccttgagtaagcagcaacagctcagcattcttcttcgacgatacaaagactgcttttcgatgtcatcgaggattcgaaaagcaccagttgcaaagcatcgcatattaACCAAAGAGTGCACTCCAGCATTCCGCCAAAGCCCTTGCCGAGTTTCGACGTGAAAACATGAAGCTATACGGCAACATGTCGACGAAGTGCTGCGCGACGATATgacccagccgtcgaaaagcccgtgggcatctcctgtactCTTCGGGAAGAAAAAGAACGGCACCCTGTGTTTCTGTGTCGATCGCGAAGGAGAACGTATACCCGCTcccacggatagatgacgcatcggatcggctctgcaacgccaaATACTTTTTGTCGATTGATCTCTAGTCTatctactggcaaatagaagtcgacaaaagatatcgcgaaaagaccgccttcatcttGCCAGACGGCcgctatgagttcaaggtcatgctaGTCGGACTGTGCTCAACGCCTGCAGCGATCCAGTGTGTCATgtacacggtgttagcaggattgaagtggcggaCCTGTCTTGTTTTTTCGATGACGTCGTCGAATTTGCAAAAATTTGTACGATCACCTTACActgcttgcgacagtactagagacCATCAACTtgtcagggctcactctgaagcaggAAAAGTGTCACTTCACTTGCTATGCGTTCCTGGGCTACGTCATCAGCAAACCTGCGAGTCCCTCTGCGAGTCGGGGTGGactcgcagaagacagctgccatcgcgaaGTCCCATCAGCCCAtaaacaagaaggcagtgcgtagatttcttggcatgtgtgcctactacaggagcttcgtcaaggacttttcgcgcattgctgagccgctgacacatctaactaaatctgatgtcgagttcaagtgggaaacgccgcaggccggcaCATTTCAAGAACTCCAACGACGCATGCACTCGCAATCGGTACATGCGTACTCATACAAGGGCGCCGAtgcagaaatccacactgacgcaagtagcctaggcctcggcgccatCCTAGTCCAGAGGGAAGACGGACTTGAACAGGGTATAGCTTATGCTAGCTGGTCATTGTCAAAAGCACAAGGCAATTATTATACTAtcaaaaaggaatgcctcgccatcatcaGCGATCGTCATTCGTTATGTTGGCTAGCCAATTTAAAGAACCCTTCAGGACTTCTGGCTCGGTGGAGCCTCacactgcaagaatatgacatccctGTAATCTACAAGACCAGATGAAAACAccctgatgccgactgcctatcacgcgcgcCCATtcacccgccgccgcaagacgaagaggatgacgacgccttccttcgaATAACAGGCGCGGAAGAGTTCACTGAACAGCAACAAACAGACcgggagctaaaaagcctcgtcgagtattcggAAGGCAGCACAgacgcacgcgagctctccttttcaatctaCCGACATGTTAttaggcatgcgacgcagctgcagaagcgagcggaggcgagcgcaacgacgaggaacgcgggtgacgtcataccaaacggcggcagtggaaaggcgcggcgctgggcAGCGGCGGAACGCCTGTGGCtcagtgctactagtggcgcatgcgcagtagtgactagggagcgagagtgagagagaaatatccgtgaCGAGGCGCGCGTTGCGACGTCATGTGCCGCCTCGGAgtaccgccacggcgaaatcgcaagttcgcggccagtaaagctttcgctttaaaatgtgTTGTTACATGCACCAATTCTAACTTTATGCTGATGATCAGTACGGTGAGATAAGTAAAATGGTCGCGACATGAATTTTGGATGAAGAATAGGGTGGTGACACAGCTTATCAAAAAATGAAAGGCGGGAAATTCTTCATACGTGTTGCTAGTGGCTGAAGATCCAGATTCGATTTCATTCAAGATACGCTCGCAGCCCGGTTGCAGTTCCAAAACATAAAACGAGTTGCGCTGTTTTGGATTAGTTCAGGGGAATGTACTGGGTTTTCGTGAAAGGGGCCCCATATAGCTGCAGCATATTCTCATTCTGGCCGTAACAGGGTTTTATAAAGCAGTAATTTTAAAGGAGAGGGAGCACGAGAAATGTTATGGCGTAAGTATCCCGGCCAAGCGGTTGGCTTGGTTAATTACATATCCAACGTGACGATTCTACGTTTAGATGTTATATGcacgcctaaatacttatatgAACTAGTCGATTGTAAAGCAGCGTTATTCAAGTAGTACATAGGCTGATTATTGTTAGATCGAGATACTCTCACaaatttacatttgttaatgttgAGTTCGGTTCGCCACAATCGGCACCAATTGCTGACGTTAAGATCAGCCTGAAGCAGGGTGATGCCGTGTTCGTTAGTTATTTCTCTGAGGATTCCGCAGTAGTCTGCAAATAAGTCTACGTCAAAAGTTATTGctgaaggtaagtcattaatatagataagGAATAATAGTGGTCCCAGGAcggaaccttgtggcacaccgtaCTCAACGTCGCTATGAGGGGAGGCATGACCATTAGGTGTTGCGAACTGGGAATAGCTAACGAGAAATGACTCAATCCATTTTAGAACGCTATGATGGAGGTTTAATTTGCTTAGTTTTTAAAGTAAGAGCTTATgacacactttgtcaaaggcttttgaaaaatctaaaaagatgcagtcGGCAAGAGAAGAACGGTCCCTTATTTGGTGTAGTTTGTGAGTACCTGTTAGTAATTGTGATTCACGTAGATAAAAATGATTTTCGAAAGCAGTGTTGTGATGGCGCAAAAAAATAATTAGATTGAAGAAAAACCGCAATCTTAGTAAAAATGATATGTTCTAGTAGTTTACAGCAGGTACTGATTATTGATATTGGGCGATAATTTGTAGGCGATGTTTTGCTGCCATATTTAGGCAAAGGATTAATTTTTCCTGTTTTCCATAGTGACGGAACACTGGATGTGTTGGGTGATCGTTGAAATATTTCAGTTAATATAATGGAACTATAGAGCAGCCGTTTTTCAGAAATTTATCACTGATGTTATAAAAGCCAGGTGACGAATGTATCTTCAGTGAATCTATTGGTCGAATAACTCCGGGCACTTGAACAGTCACTCGAGGCATAGTCAAAAAGTTAGTCATTGTAGACAAGTAGTTCAATATCAGCCGTACACGAGAAATATTTAACGAAGATATTATTCAGCAGCAATATTAAGAGCAATTGTTAAGAGCGATATAATCATCGGAAAGCGGATGTATGACGCGCCAGAATTCTTTACGTTAGTTATCAGCATAGATGGTAATGTGGTTGATAAGAATGTTTCTTTAGCGTATTTGAGTGCGGCTACATAGGCGTTAGATGTTAATGTGTTGGCTTTCCGACGTGAGTAATAAGGCGATTGCTTCGCGGAACGATAAAGTCGTCCTTTTTTGTTAAATAGCCGCTTTAAATGATTGTTGTAGTAAGGCGCGCGCGGGATGCATGTTCTAGTGCGCGTTGAGATGTTTATTGATTAAATGATTTACCACTGCCGAAAACATATTCCAGTTTGACTGCACACTACGATTTTCAAAATCATTCAAGAATATGGTAAGAAATAGAATTGGCTCATTATTCCATTcttccagtattattaaataaattaaacaaagaattCTTTGACCACTTTGAGCATTCAAGTGATGTTATTAAGCGATTTTTCTTAGCAAGATTACGTAATATTGCACTAAGTTTAAAGCTATACCTGTTATTATTTGTTTTCGTTTCCCCATGACCAGTTGTTTTTCTGATAcctatgtttgtgctgcaatgcatagcgctgctttttacaaattgttttgttattttgtttcagtgtttatttggaaaGTTGAAAATCTctgcctgtgtactgtactgccaagttgataaagggggcaggacctctgtcaagcttacgagcttttagccctgtctccttctctgtccaagagaaaaataaagactgaattgaattgaatttattgCTTCAAAGTTAGCTTTCTTATAGTCTCTAATTTTTTTTACTCTTCGGAAGTTTCAGAAACGGAGTATTAAAGTGAATATTTAGCACTAAGTGGTAATAATAGGCAGGGAGATAGGCAGAAATAAtatgcagggagatacgatctccctgcctattcacagcgtgtttacaggaggtattcagagacctggattgggaagaatgggggataagagttaatagagaataccttagtaacttgcgattcgctgatgatattgccttgcttagtaacttaggggaccagttggaatgcatgctcattgacctggagaggcaaagccaaagggtgggtctaaaaattaatctgcagaaaactaaagtaatgtttaacagtctcggaagggaacagcagtttacaataggtagtgaggcactggaagtggtaagggaatacatctacttaggacaggtagtgactgcggatccgcatcatgagactgaaataatcagaaaaataagaatgggctggggtgcgtttggcaggcattctcagatcatgaacagcaggttgccattatgcctcaagagaaaagtttataacagctgtgtcttaccagtactcacgtacggggcagaaacctggaggcttacgaaaagggttctacataaattgaggacgacacaacgtgctatggaaagaagaatgataggtgtaacgttaagggataagaaaagagcagattgggtgagggaacaaacgcgagttaatgatatcttagttgaaatcaagaaacagaaatgggcatgggcaggacacgtaatgaggagggaagataaccgacggtcattaagagttacggaattgattccaagggaaggaaagcgtagcagagggcgcaagaaggttaggtgggcggatgagattaagaagtttgcagggacaacatggccacaattagtacacgaccggggtagttggagaagtatgggagaggccttcgccctgcagtgggcataaccacgctgatgatgatgatgatgatgatgatgatgatgatgatgatgatgatggtggtcaCTAATACCGGGTAAGTAGTGGATGGCAGGGGCATAATCGGGACCATTGGTTAAGATCAAATCGAGAATGTTTGCAGAGTTGGATTTTATTCTTGTGGCTTGTGTAACCAATCGGGTTAACGAAAATGGAATACAAATACACAAGAATTCTTTTGAATGAGAAGGGGATGACAATAAATTAGGTAGATCGCTGTTCCAAGCTATATTAGGAAAATTGAAGTCCCCCAATAAGAAAAGTGGTCTAGAAGAAAACTTTGTCGCAATGGAACTAATAACATCATGCAATTCATTGGTAAGTGCGAGTGACGAGGAGGTTGACGATGGCGCTGGATAGCCTGGTGGCAACTACGGCGGAAGTTGAATCCAGTAAAGGCACATCGGTGTAGGAGCCATGGCTTTATTTGAAGCTCGGGAATGGTGAGGCAAGGCCAGTCCGGAATTCGGGAGCTTACGAGAGCCAAGAAAAGACATGTGATAATACCGCCTGCAGTGCAAGAACGTGTCCATTAAGCACAACGCTGCCAACGCTGGTCTCGTGCCCCCTCAATAGCTCAATGATTGCATAGCTCAATTCACATTGCTCAATGGTTCCACTTaacgaactttttttttattttgtcaatGCAAAACCAACATAGCATAAGCCTTATATTCCGTGTAGGCGGCAATTCTTTTAAGCCATTTGAAGTTATGAACATCCTACTGAATAGCCAAATGCTTTCCCTGCCCCATTATGTAAAGAAATCGTGCGTGGCTACCTTCAGTAGGTTTGTCTGTCCAAAAAACATATAACTTTCTTGATTTCTATCCCAAGAAATACCGAACATGAGCCGATGACGATGTTGAAGCGGTGGGTCTCCGCTTCGAGCGGAGACACACCGGGAGAGGGTGCTGGGCGTCTCGTGTCCCGGATTTCTGGCCATGTCTACGAGCTACCGTCCAGCATTCGCGAAACACTATGTCAGAGATATCCCCAGGAAGAAGCGTGCCTTTGTAGTTTAGTGTACGTAACAAGATACCAGCATAAGAGCAACTCGCGTGCAATAACAAGGCGTCAGTGCTATTTCGTCTCAGCATTATTTGCAACGCAACATGCAGACACACAACCCAGCACCTTCAGAAAAAGGGAAATCGCTCTTGCTTCAAATTTTCTCGTCACTTCACTAGAACGCGAAGGAATGAAAACATCGAAATAACGAAACAAAATCACCTTTGGACCTCTTGTCTGCCGAAATTGGCAAGGTGAGACAACGTGGCCGAGACAAGACTGCGCTATCATTTCAATTGTTATCAGTCGTGTAATACAAATCGGAGCGCGCAGGTTCCGTTTCGACTTTATATATTTTCGTCAATAGTATTAGCAATGCGTGCGCCAGCAAAGATCCCAAAGGCAGCAGACTCACGCCACCATAGTACCGTGTGTCGGTTAGTTTGCGGGTCATTTCGCAAAAGCAACCAATGTTTTAAGAAGCGCACAGTAATAAATCGTCGCAGCTTCACCCGATCTAACATTCAGTGGGACACTTTGCTCATCTTCTTCGAAGAGAAAGTCCCCGAGTCCTTCGCCTCGCTCAACGTCGCTGCCATGTTCGTTTCTGCGAGGGTCGTCGTAGCCACCGTCGCCGCGTTTCCCGTGCGATGGGCGTCCTCCTCAAGGGTGAGCCCGCTGGGTGCTGTGGTCGTGTGCAGCGCGGAGGCGTCGGCTGCCGTGTCCGCTCGTTCCATTGCACCGAGTGCGTCGGCGGACTTCCATCGATCGACCGTGCTTGGCGCAGGTACAGGCAGCTCGCAAGACGGAAGGCCAGCGTGATCGGCCTTCGCACTCTGCGATGCCGGGGACGGATTGGGATGCGACTGCTTCGTAGCCAGCTGCTGTTTGACGCTCGGCCCGGCATTTCGTTCGGTCAGGAAGGCCACGTAGCGGGAGTACACATCGGGCTCCTTTGGCCCGTACCCTGACTGAGGTTCCATGGCAGCATACAGGTCCTGCACAAACGTAAGGCGAGTGTGCAATGAACAAGAGAACCACCAGCAGCGACATCACGAAAATACAACAGAACTAGGTATACTCTTGCGTTACTGGGTCCAGTTTCTGCAACGCAAGAGCCCTGCAAATTTCATCGTTCATCGCGCACGTTAGATGCGGTGCATGAAGGCGTAGTGTACGTGTTTTTAGATATGGCCCGTTATGCCATCGGTTATGTTGCAATCTAATAGAGCTAGGCAACTACTCGTTCTCATTTTAGACAATACATGGATATATGTAGGAGCATTTGCTCAAATTATCAGGGCCCGTATTGAGAAAACAGTTCTTCCGCAAGCACTGCTCAAAAAAGGCGCCGTTTTGGCCGAAAGGCGAAGtttcgattgcgatagaaaattattaggcagctatatgaagtaatggtagtagttttatcggccctataagcttgtaaacattcccttactaattaaattaacaagcgtggtgtcacgcgcgcgcaggcaaacatgaacacatctcagtcGAGGACCGCGGACACTCACCCtgaaaacgctggcatgaggaaacgcggcatcagcagcgagcgaattgacctttctactgcctctcgctacaacgcgatctaagcgacgagaacacagcgtacaCGAAGCTTACAGTCCTCGGCGAAcctagactctgtccccatcTCAGATCGCTTTTAAGTTAAGGCacgcgcggccgcgctcagctgcgccatacgcagccgccgccggtgtAGAAAGCCACCGGTGCTTTGCGCGTGATTGAAGACAGCGCACTTCATCCcagccttcctcccttgcgcgcgctagATCAAGCCACCATTCTTGGCTatccctcgcacgctttcactcgcacacacagcatatggcgcgcggccaCGACGTTATCGCACTTGGAATTTATACGACACATCATTGcaacgccgacggcggaaatgttCCTGGAGTGTTCATAAaactgttatcgcaataaaatcgaTGCCAGCCTATCCTTAAAGTAGATATATTTTTAAAGAAGGCCAATGGCGAAGAGCACTTACCAAAAAGAAAGCTTTGAGAATTCGTCCCTTGGTAGTCATCGTGTACCTTTCACGAGAAGGCCGCTTTTCTTCTTAAGTCGTACAGGTACAGCTACGCAGAATAAGCGCCCATAGCGCGCCTCAAAGCGAGTGGAGTGAGCTCAGAGGATATGGGTTATGTGATCCCTTCACCAAGTGACCCAACAGAGCATGAACTGCAAGCTTCCGCCTGCCACGGTTACATTTGTcattttttgctgctgctgccgctaccgCCATGGCCGCCATCGTCAccgtaattttttctttcttagatGGGGAAAGGGCTGCGACTGCGCGTGCACGACACATACAATGCGATGTGTGGGAGGACAGCCACTTACGTATTTATTCTCGCCCAAGGTGTGAAGCAGG
Coding sequences within:
- the LOC126539928 gene encoding uncharacterized protein, with translation MCVFGSVVVVIGAFLLHTLGENKYDLYAAMEPQSGYGPKEPDVYSRYVAFLTERNAGPSVKQQLATKQSHPNPSPASQSAKADHAGLPSCELPVPAPSTVDRWKSADALGAMERADTAADASALHTTTAPSGLTLEEDAHRTGNAATVATTTLAETNMAATLSEAKDSGTFSSKKMSKVSH